Proteins co-encoded in one Equus caballus isolate H_3958 breed thoroughbred chromosome 31, TB-T2T, whole genome shotgun sequence genomic window:
- the HIVEP2 gene encoding transcription factor HIVEP2, whose product MDTGDTALGQKATSRSGETDKAPGRWRQEQSAVIKMSSFGSQEGQRQPPVDPEQIANTASAQLFGSGKLASPSEVAQQVTEKQYPPHRPSPYPCQHSLSFPQPSLPQGLMHSNKPHQSLEGPPWLFPGPLPSVASEDLFPFPLHGHSGGYPRKKISSLNPAYSQFSQKSIEQSEDAHKKEHKPKKPGKYICPYCSRACAKPSVLKKHIRSHTGERPYPCIPCGFSFKTKSNLYKHRKSHAHAIKAGLVPFTESAVSKLDLEAGFIDVEAEIHSDGEQSTDTDEESSLFVEASDKMSPGPPIPLDLAGRGGYHGSLEESLGGPMKVPILIIPKSGIPLPNESSQYIGSDMLPNPSLNTKADDSHTVKQKLALRLSEKKGQDSEPSLNLLSPHSKGSTDSGYFSRSESAEQQISPPNTNAKSYEEIIFGKYCRLSPRNTLSVTTASQERATMGRKGMLESLPHVNTRLDIKMFEDPVSQLIPSKGEIDPSQTSMLKSAKFNSESRQSQAIPSSIRSEGKLYPANFQGSTPVLLEAPVDSSPLIRSNSMPTSSATNLSIPPSLRGSHSFDERMTGSDDVFYPGTVGIPPQRMLRRQAAFELPSVQEGHVEAEHHGRMSKSVTGSSLKEKKLIPGDRVGYDYDVCRKPYKKWEDSETPKQSYRDISCLSSLKHSGEYFMDPSVPLQGVPTMFGTTCETRKRRKEKSVGDEEDTPMICSSVVSTPVGITASDYDPKLQMQEGVRSGFTMAGQENPSHGHSERFDPARPQLQSGSPSLGSEESPSAADSDKMSDVAGRKPPGNVISVIQHTNSLSRPNSFERSESAELVASAQEKASSPSETCDSEISEAPVSPEWAPPGEGAESGGKPSPAQQACHAQPRLVRQHNIQVPEIRVTEEPDKPEKEKEAQSKEPERAAEEFQWPQRSETLSQLPAEKLPPKKKRLRLADMEHSSGESSFESTGTGLSRSPSQESNLSHSSSFSVSFEREETIKLAALPKQDEFGKHSEFLTVPAGSYSLSVPGHHHQKEMRRCSSEQMPCPHPTEVPEIRSKSFDYGNLSHAPAAGAPASALSPSRERKKCFLVRQASFSGSPEIAQAEAGADLGVKQEQMEQLHAGLRPAWHHAPASVLPPLQAEDPGKQVVGPCAQLSSGPLHLAQQPIMHMDSQESLRNPLIQPTSYMASKHLSEQPHLFPHQETIPFSPIQNALFQFQYPTVCMVHLPAQQPPWWQAHFPHPLVQHPPKSYGKPSFQAEIHPSYPLEHVAEHTGKKPADYAHAKEQTYPCYSGTSGLHSNNLLPKFPSDQSTKSSNAPSEQVLQEDFASANTGPLQSLPGTVVPVRIQTHVPSYGSVMYTSISQILGQNSPAIVICKVDENMTQRTLVTNAAMQGIGFNIAQVLGQHAGLEKYPLWKVPQTLPLGLESSIPLCLPSTSDSAATLGGSKRMLSPASSLELFMETKQQKRVKEEKMYGQIVEELSAVELTNSDIKKDLSRPQKPQLVRQGCASEPKDGSQSGSSSFSSLSPSSSQDHPSTSVPLKEPFPPSSRAPSLGQKSSGPSESKESSDELDIDEAASDVSMSPQSSSLPPGDSQLEEQGKGQKLPVGMLVHMASGPSGKVANSTLLFTDVADFQQILQFPSLRTTTTVSWCFLNYTKPNYVQQATFKSSVYASWCISSCNPNPSGLNTKTTLALLRSKQKITAEIYTLAAMHRPGTGKLTSSSAWKQYAQMKPDAAFLFGSQLERKLVGNILKERGKGEIHGDKDIGSKQTEPIRIKIFEGGYKSNEDYVYVRGRGRGKYICEECGIRCKKPSMLKKHIRTHTDVRPYVCKLCNFAFKTKGNLTKHMKSKAHMKKCLELGVSMTSVDDTEAEEAETMEDLHKAAEKHSMSSISTDHQFSDAEESDGEDGDDNDDDDEDDDDFDDQGDLTPKTRSRSTSPQPPRFSSLPVNVGAVPHGVPSDSSLGHSSLISYLVTLPSIQVTQLMTPSDSCEDTQMTEYQRLFQSKSTDSEPDKDRLDIPSCMDEEYMLSSEPSSSPRDFSPSSRHSSPGYDSSPCRDNSPKRYLIPKGDLSPRRHLSPRRDLSPMRHLSPRKEAALRREISQREVSPRRHLSPRRPVSPGKDIMARRDLSPRRERRYMTTIRAPSPRRALYHNPPLSMGQYLQAEPIVLGPPNLRRGLPQVPYFSLYGDQEGAYEHPGSSLFPEGPNDYVFSHLPLHSQQQVRAPIPMVPVGGIQMVHSMPPALSGLRPPPPLPLPMEGSEEKKGPSGEPFPKDPCAISKQHEKRAPHILQSSGPPGTPSSPRLLLKQSTSEDSLNATEREQEENIQTCTKAIASLRIATEEAALLGADQPARGQEPHQKPLESAHVSIRHFSGSESGQPCTSATHPDLHDGEKDNFGTSQTALAHPTFYSKSCVDDKQLGFHGSKELAASTEEDEEPLSEQTQLH is encoded by the exons ATGGACACGGGCGACACAGCTCTGGGACAAAAAGCTACCTCAAGGTCTGGAGAAACTGATAAAGCACCAGGTAGATGGAGACAGGAACAATCAGCTGTTATTAAGATGAGCAGTTTTGGCAGTCAAGAAGGACAGCGGCAACCACCAGTAGATCCTGAGCAGATCGCAAACACAGCTTCAGCACAACTCTTTGGTTCTGGGAAACTGGCCTCACCTAGTGAAGTGGCACAGCAAGTCACAGAGAAGCAATACCCACCGCACCGTCCGAGTCCTTACCCATGCCAACATTCACTCTCTTTCCCTCAGCCCTCATTGCCGCAGGGGCTCATGCACAGCAACAAGCCACATCAGAGCCTCGAAGGCCCTCCATGGCTTTTCCCTGGCCCTTTGCCATCTGTTGCCTCCGAGgacttatttccttttcctctacaTGGCCATAGTGGTGGTTATCCTAGAAAAAAGATTTCAAGTCTGAACCCTGCTTATAGCCAATTCTCCCAGAAAAGTATCGAACAGTCAGAAGATGCTCACAAGAAAGAGCACAAACCCAAGAAGCCTGGCAAGTACATTTGCCCTTACTGCAGCAGGGCGTGTGCCAAACCAAGCGTACTGAAAAAACACATCAGGTCCCATACTGGGGAGCGGCCATATCCATGTATACCTTGTGGTTTCTCTTTCAAGACAAAGAGCAATTTGTACAAGCACAGGAAGTCACATGCCCATGCAATTAAGGCAGGATTAGTCCCTTTCACAGAGTCAGCTGTATCTAAATTGGATCTAGAGGCTGGTTTTATTGATGTAGAAGCAGAAATACACTCAGACGGTGAACAGAGTACAGACACAGATGAGGAGAGTTCTTTATTTGTTGAGGCTTCTGACAAAATGAGTCCTGGCCCACCAATCCCGCTGGATCTCGCCGGCAGAGGTGGCTATCATGGGTCGTTGGAAGAATCACTGGGAGGTCCAATGAAGGTGCCGATTTTGATTATTCCCAAAAGTGGGATTCCTTTACCTAACGAAAGCTCTCAGTATATTGGCTCTGATATGCTCCCAAATCCGTCTTTAAATACTAAGGCTGATGACTCTCACACGGTTAAACAGAAACTTGCACTAAGACTGTCAGAGAAGAAAGGACAAGATTCTGAGCCATCTCTAAACCTTCTGAGCCCGCACAGTAAGGGAAGCACTGACTCTGGTTACTTCTCCCGCTCAGAAAGTGCAGAGCAGCAGATAAGCCCACCCAACACCAACGCGAAGTCTTATGAAGAGATCATCTTCGGGAAATACTGTCGACTTAGTCCCAGAAATACACTCAGTGTTACAACCGCAAGTCAGGAGCGTGCCACCATGGGCAGGAAGGGCATGCTGGAATCATTACCTCACGTAAACACCAGGTTAGACATCAAGATGTTTGAAGATCCTGTTTCACAGCTGATCCCAAGCAAGGGCGAAATCGACCCCAGTCAAACAAGCATGCTGAAATCTGCAAAGTTCAACAGTGAGTCCAGACAATCCCAGGCTATTCCATCATCTATCAGGAGTGAAGGAAAACTTTATCCTGCAAATTTCCAAGGCAGCACCCCAGTTCTCTTAGAAGCACCTGTAGACTCCTCACCCCTTATTAGAAGCAACTCCATGCCAACTTCTTCAGCAACTAATCTAAGTATTCCTCCTTCTTTGAGAGGAAGTCACTCTTTCGATGAAAGGATGACTGGTTCGGATGATGTGTTCTATCCAGGGACCGTGGGAATACCCCCTCAGCGCATGTTAAGGAGACAGGCTgcatttgagctgccttcagTCCAGGAGGGGCACGTGGAAGCAGAACACCACGGAAGGATGTCAAAGAGTGTCACAGGTTCAtccttgaaggaaaagaaattgatTCCTGGGGACAGGGTTGGGTATGACTATGATGTCTGCCGGAAACCCTACAAGAAATGGGAAGATTCTGAAACACCAAAGCAAAGCTACAGGGACATTTCCTGCTTAAGCTCCTTAAAACACAGCGGAGAGTATTTCATGGATCCCTCGGTGCCACTGCAGGGAGTGCCAACCATGTTTGGAACTACCTGTGAAACTAGAAAACGCAGGAAAGAGAAGAGTGTAGGAGATGAGGAGGACACCCCTATGATCTGCAGCAGTGTTGTAAGCACGCCCGTGGGCATAACCGCTTCAGATTATGACCCCAAATTGCAGATGCAAGAAGGCGTAAGAAGCGGGTTCACCATGGCTGGACAGGAGAACCCTTCTCACGGTCACTCTGAGCGCTTTGACCCAGCTCGACCCCAACTGCAATCTGGAAGTCCGTCTCTTGGGTCAGAGGAGTCGCCCTCGGCCGCTGATTCAGACAAGATGTCAGACGTAGCGGGCAGGAAACCTCCTGGAAATGTGATTTCTGTGATTCAGCACACAAACTCGCTGAGCCGACCCAATTCGTTTGAGAGGTCTGAGTCCGCTGAACTGGTGGCTAGTGCGCAGGAGAAGGCCTCCTCGCCTTCTGAGACCTGTGACAGTGAGATTTCAGAGGCCCCGGTGAGTCCCGAGTGGGCCCCGCCCGGGGAGGGCGCAGAAAGCGGAGGGAAGCCGTCCCCGGCTCAGCAGGCCTGCCACGCGCAGCCCAGGCTGGTCCGCCAGCACAACATCCAGGTTCCCGAGATCCGAGTGACCGAGGAGCCTGATAAAccggagaaggagaaggaagcccAGAGCAAAGAGCCAGAAAGGGCTGCGGAGGAGTTTCAGTGGCCCCAGAGAAGCGAGACCCTATCCCAGCTCCCTGCTGAGAAGCTGCCCCCCAAAAAGAAGCGTCTGCGCCTTGCCGACATGGAGCACTCCTCCGGGGAGTCCAGCTTTGAATCCACGGGCACGGGCCTCTCTCGCAGCCCCAGTCAGGAAAGCAACTTGTCCCACAGCTCCAGTTTCTCAGTGTcctttgaaagagaagaaaccaTCAAGCTGGCTGCGCTTCCGAAGCAGGATGAGTTTGGGAAGCATTCAGAGTTTCTGACTGTCCCCGCTGGCTCCTACTCATTGTCTGTCCCGGGCCACCACCACCAAAAGGAGATGCGGCGCTGCTCATCCGAACAGATGCCTTGTCCTCACCCAACTGAAGTCCCGGAAATTCGGAGCAAATCGTTCGACTATGGGAACCTGTCCCACGCTCCGGCGGCAGGGGCGCCGGCCTCCGCGTTGTCCCCGTCGCGGGAGAGGAAGAAGTGCTTTCTCGTGCGGCAGGCCTCGTTCAGCGGCTCTCCCGAGATCGCTCAGGCCGAGGCCGGTGCAGATCTGGGCGTGAAGCAGGAGCAGATGGAGCAGCTGCACGCCGGCCTCAGGCCCGCGTGGCACCACGCCCCGGCCTCCGTGCTGCCTCCTCTCCAGGCGGAGGACCCGGGGAAGCAGGTTGTGGGTCCTTGTGCCCAGCTGAGCTCAGGGCCGCTGCACTTGGCCCAACAACCGATCATGCACATGGACAGTCAGGAGTCTCTGAGGAATCCTTTGATACAACCAACATCCTACATGGCAAGCAAGCACTTATCTGAGCAGCCACATTTATTTCCACATCAAGAGACTATTCCATTTTCTCCAATCCAGAATGCCTTGTTTCAGTTTCAGTATCCTACGGTCTGTATGGTTCATTTACCAGCTCAGCAGCCTCCCTGGTGGCAGGCACACTTCCCACACCCGCTGGTGCAGCACCCTCCGAAGAGCTATGGCAAGCCTTCTTTCCAGGCGGAGATCCATCCTAGCTACCCCTTAGAGCATGTTGCAGAGCACACTGGAAAGAAACCCGCTGATTACGCACACGCGAAAGAGCAGACTTACCCGTGTTATTCAGGAACTTCAGGGCTACACTCAAATAACCTTCTTCCAAAGTTTCCATCGGACCAGAGCACTAAGTCCTCCAATGCTCCCTCCGAGCAGGTTCTTCAAGAAGATTTTGCCTCGGCCAACACTGGGCCTTTACAGTCCTTACCGGGAACGGTGGTCCCTGTCAGGATCCAGACCCACGTCCCGTCCTATGGGAGTGTCATGTACACTAGCATCTCTCAGATCCTTGGGCAGAACAGTCCTGCAATTGTCATATGCAAAGTCGACGAGAATATGACCCAAAGAACACTGGTCACCAACGCGGCCATGCAAGGGATAGGCTTTAACATCGCCCAGGTGCTGGGGCAGCACGCAGGCTTGGAAAAGTACCCCCTTTGGAAAGTCCCTCAGACCCTGCCCCTTGGCTTGGAATCCTCAATCCCCTTGTGTTTACCTTCCACCTCCGACAGCGCTGCCACCCTAGGGGGCAGCAAGCGCATGCTTTCTCCAGCCAGCAGCTTAGAACTCTTCATGGAGACGAAGCAGCAGAaaagggtcaaagaagaaaagatgtaTGGACAGATTGTGGAGGAGCTCAGTGCTGTGGAGTTGACCAACTCAGACATCAAAAAGGATCTCTCCCGGCCCCAGAAACCCCAGCTGGTTCGACAAGGCTGTGCCTCTGAACCGAAGGATGGCTCACAGTCGGGGTCGTCTTCCTTCTCCTCACTGTCCCCCTCCTCATCACAAGACCATCCGTCTACCAGTGTGCCCTTGAAGGAGCCGTTCCCGCCCAGCTCCAGGGCACCCTCTCTGGGGCAGAAGTCCAGCGGGCCTTCTGAAAGCAAAGAGTCCTCAGATGAATTAGATATTGATGAGGCAGCTTCTGATGTCAGCATGAGCCCCCAGAGCTCCTCACTGCCGCCAGGAGACAGTCAGCTCGAGGAGCAAGGAAAAGGCCAGAAGCTGCCTGTTGGCATGCTTGTCCACATGGCTTCTGGCCCAAGTGGGAAAGTGGCAAACTCAACTCTTCTTTTCACGGATGTGGCAGATTTCCAGCAGATTCTTCAGTTCCCCAGTCTACGGACAACTACTACTGTGAGTTGGTGCTTCTTGAATTATACAAAACCCAATTACGTGCAACAGGCCACCTTCAAATCCTCGGTTTATGCTTCATGGTGCATTAGTTCCTGTAACCCAAACCCGTCAGGATTGAACACCAAGACCACTCTGGCTCTTCTGAGGTCCAAGCAAAAAATCACCGCAGAAATTTATACTCTGGCTGCTATGCACAGGCCTGGAACCGGCAAGCTCACGTCGTCAAGTGCTTGGAAGCAGTATGCTCAG ATGAAACCGGATGCAGCCTTTTTATTTGGCAGCCAACTCGAAAGGAAACTAGTGGGAAATATCTTAAAGGAACGAGGGAAAGGAGAGATTCATGGAGATAAGGATATTGGATCCAAACAAACGGAACCAATCCGAATTAAAATCTTTGAAGGAGG GTATAAGTCAAATGAAGATTATGTTTATGTCAGAGGACGTGGACGTGGAAAGTACATTTGTGAAGAATGTGGGATTCGCTGTAAGAAGCCGAGCATGCTCAAAAAGCATATTCGCACTCATACTGATGTCCGGCCTTATGTATGCAAGTTGTGTAACTTTGCCTTCAAAACGAAAG GAAACCTAACGAAGCATATGAAATCTAAAGCACACATGAAGAAATGCCTGGAGTTGGGAGTCTCCATGACATCAGTGGATGACACAGAAGCTGAGGAAGCAG AAACTATGGAAGATTTGCACAAAGCAGCTGAGAAGCATAGCATGTCCAGCATTTCAACCGATCATCAGTTCTCAGATGCTGAAGAATCAGATGGTGAGGACGGAGATGATAACGATGacgatgatgaagatgatgatgacttCGATGACCAGggagatttgacaccaaaaacaagatCAAGAAGCACCAGTCCTCAGCCTCCTAGATTCTCCTCCTTGCCAGTGAATGTTGGCGCCGTACCCCATGGGGTTCCTTCAGATAGTTCCCTGGGGCATTCTTCATTAATCAGCTATTTGGTTACTTTGCCAAGTATTCAGGTTACTCAGCTGATGACACCAAGTGACTCATGTGAAGATACTCAGATGACAGAATACCAGAGGTTATTCCAGAGCAAAAGTACAGACTCAGAACCAGACAAAGACAGGTTAGACATCCCTAGTTGTATGGATGAAGAGTACATGCTGTCTTCAGAGCCAAGCTCCTCTCCGAGGGACTTCTCGCCCTCAAGCCGCCATTCCTCACCAGGATATGATTCTTCACCCTGTCGAGATAATTCACCAAAGAGGTATCTGATACCCAAAGGAGATTTATCACCCAGAAGACATTTATCACCTAGGAGAGATCTGTCACCCATGAGACATCTTTCACCAAGAAAGGAAGCTGCGTTGAGAAGAGAGATATCACAAAGAGAGGTTTCACCAAGAAGACATCTGTCCCCAAGGAGGCCAGTGTCACCTGGGAAAGATATCATGGCAAGAAGAGACCTTTctcccaggagagagagaagatacatGACCACCATAAGGGCGCCATCTCCCAGAAGGGCTTTATACCATAACCCACCGTTGTCCATGGGGCAGTATTTGCAAGCAGAGCCAATTGTATTGGGGCCTCCT AATTTAAGAAGAGGATTACCTCAGGTTCCTTACTTCAGTCTCTATGGAGACCAAGAAGGTGCTTATGAACATCCAGGCTCCAGCCTTTTCCCTGAGGGTCCTAATGACTATGTCTTCAGTCATCTTCCACTCCACTCTCAGCAACAAGTGCGAGCTCCTATCCCCATGGTGCCAGTTGGTGGGATACAAATGGTCCACTCCATGCCGCCTGCCCTTTCCGGTTTACGTCCTCCACCCCCCTTGCCTCTGCCAATGGAGGGCTCTGAGGAGAAGAAAGGACCTTCCGGGGAGCCCTTCCCTAAGGATCCCTGTGCGATTTCTAAGCAGCACGAGAAGCGAGCTCCTCACATTTTGCAGTCATCTGGTCCACCTGGCACGCCCTCCTCTCCTAGGCtcttgctgaagcagagcacttcAGAAGACAGCCTAAATGCAACAGAGAGGGAACAGGAGGAAAACATACAGACTTGTACAAAAGCCATCGCCTCTCTCCGGATTGCCACAGAAGAGGCCGCTCTGCTTGGGGCAGATCAGCCAGCACGGGGGCAGGAGCCCCACCAGAAACCCTTGGAAAGTGCACATGTTAGCATTAGACACTTTAGTGGATCTGAGTCAGGTCAGCCCTGTACCTCAGCTACCCACCCTGACTTGCATGACGGTGAAAAGGACAATTTTGGTACATCCCAGACTGCATTAGCCCACCCCACGTTTTACAGCAAGAGTTGTGTGGATGACAAACAGCTGGGCTTTCACGGCAGCAAAGAATTAGCTGCAAGCACAGAGGAAGATGAAGAACCTTTGTCAGAGCAGACTCAACTACATTGA